DNA sequence from the Streptomyces canus genome:
CCTGTGGAACGAGCCCGACGGCGCAGGCTTCTGGGGTCGGTCACAGACCCAGTATCTGCAGATGTGGTCACGCTTCCACGCCCGGGTCCGCGCCGCGTTCCCCGGCCAGCTGATCGTCGGCCCCAGCATCGCCGGCCAGCCCAACTCCTCCAACACCTGGTGGACCACCTACCTGAACTACGTCAAGGCCAACAACGTCGCCCCGGACATCTACAGCTGGCACGACGAGCCCGGTGACCCGGTCACCGATGTCGGCCGTGCCAACTCGACGATCTCCGCGGCCGGCCTGACGAACACCCGGCCGTACGAGATCAACGAGTACGCGACGGCGTCCATGCAGTCCCCGGGCGGCGGTGCCTGGTTCATCGGCCGCCTGGAGCGGGCCGGCGCCGACGGCCTGCGCGGCAACTGGGCCTCCGGCACCCACCTGCACGACTACGAGGCGGCGCTGCTCACCAAGAACAGCGTCGGCCAGTACCTGCCGCTGGGCGAATGGTTCATGTACCGCTACTACGGCTCGCAGACCGGCAACATCGTGAACCTGGTCCCGGGCACCGGCACCGACGGCCTGGCCACCAAGGACAACACCGCCAAGAATGCCAAGGTGCTGCTCGGCAGCAGCGGCAACACCGGCAACGTCACCGTCAACCTGACCGGCCTGAACACCACGTCGGTGGTGGAAAGCGGCAAGGTCCGCGCGGTGGTCCAGCGCATCCCATACAACGGCGGAGCCGCCGTCGCCGGACCGACGACCGTCTCCGACACGACCCTGACGGTCAGCAACAACGCGGCCGCTGTGTCCCTCCCGTGGACGAACGCCAAGGACGGCTACACCGTCACCCTGCTGCCTCCGTCCAACACCACCATCTCCACCGTGGCCGTCAGCCAGAACAGCGGCCAGTGCCTGGACGACACCAACCTCAGCACCGCCAACGGCACGCAGTACCAGCAGTACTACTGCGAGGGCGGCTACCAGCAGATGCTCGACCTCAAGCCGGTGAGCGGCAAGACCAACACGTACACCGTCGTCAACGAGCTCAGCGGCAAGTGCCTGGACGTATCCCAGGCCTCCACGGCCGACGGCGCCGCCGTCACCCAGTACACCTGCAACGGCGCCACCAACCAGCAGTTCACACTCAACCCCGTTACCGCGCTCGGCAACAGTCAGGACTACCAGCTGGTCGCCGTCCACAGCGGCAAGTGCGTCGACGTCAGCAACGTCTCGACCACGGCCGGCGCCCAAATCCACCAGTGGACCTGCGATCCCGCGAGCGCACTGGCCACCAAGAAGAACCAGATCTGGCGCCTCCTCGGCAAGAGCTGACGACCGACGACTCGCGCGACTTCGCGCGAGCACCCACACGTCCGGCACGGGGGCCGGCGCAGCACCAGCAAGCCCTATCCCTGAAAGAACGTGAGCACATGCGAAGACTCGAGCAAAGGCGCTCGACCTCACGACGCCTTCTCCACGCCATCAGCAAGACGCTGCTCCCGCTGACCGTCATAGCCGGTGTCACCACCCTGACGGCAACGCCGGCCTCCGCGGCCACCCCCACCCTCACCGTCGACCTGGGCACCACCACCGGAGCCTTCCACGGCGGCGCCTCCGGGGCGCTGTACGGCCTGTACGGCCCGGACGTGCCGACCAACAACCTCATCGAGGGGATGGGGCTCCAGACCACCAACACCAAGGCCCAGGACGGGCAACAGCACCCGGGCTCGGACGCGCTGGAGGTCGCCAAGCCGTTCGTGGACAGCGGCGGCAAGGACGTCATGATCTACATGACGGACGTGTACCGCACGTTCAGCTATGAACGATCCAGCTACTCCGCCTACCAGGCGGCCATGCGGACAGAGATCGAGCAGGTGATGGCCAGTCCGTACAAGGACCGGGTCGTGCTCGTCCCCTACAACGAGCCCGACGGTATGTGGTTCCGTGGGATGCGCACCCAGTCCTCGCCGCTGGCCGCCTTCGAGGCCGAGTGGCTCCAGACGTACAACTTCATCAAGGGCATATGGCCCCAGGCGCGGATAGCGGGCCCCAACCTCTCCAGCTACACCGAGTTCGCTCTCAAGGGCTTCCTCACCTACTGCAAGGCCAACAACTGCCTGCCGGACGTCGTGACCTGGCACACCCTGGGCAGTCCGGCGGACGTGCGCACGACCGTCGACAACTACCGCGCGGCCGAGACCTCGGTGGGCATCCCCTCGCACCTGCCGATCAACCTCAACGAGTACGCCTTCCGGTACCACCTGACCGACCCCGGCCAGATGGTGCAGTGGATCGGGGCCATCGAGGACGAGAAGATCGACGGCAACCTGCCGTACTGGAACATCAACGGCAACCTCGGCGACTCCGCCGCCGCCCAGAACACCCCCAACGCCCAGTGGTGGCTGTACAACTGGTACAGCTCCATGAGCGGTGGCAACACCGTCAAGGTCACCGGTGCCGCGTCCAACGCCGCCTACACCCTCCAGGGCCTGGCGAGCCTGGACACGGCCAAGAAGCAGGCCCGCGTCATCCTCGCCGGGGGCGGCACCAACGGTGACTCCAACACGGTCATCAAGAACATCGACCCCGCGGTCTTCGGCAGTACCGTCCATGTCAGCGTCTTCCAGGACCGCTACAGCGGCTACATCGGCGCGGCGGCCACCCCCACCCGGCTCACCGACGCCGACGTCGCCGTGGGCTCGGACGGGTCGATCACCGTCCCCATCACCCTCGACGCGATGTCCGCGTACCAGGTGATCGTCTCCCCGGGCGGCACCGGCAGCACCACTGCCTCCGACAGCACCTGGAGAGGCACATACGAGGCCGAGAAGGCCACTCTCAGCGGCAGCGGCTACAACATCAACACCGAAGGCACCACCAGCAACCTCGACAAGTTCGCCACCTCGGGCACCAAAGACGTCGGCGGCCTGCGCACCGGCTCGACCACGGTGATCTCCTTCCCCGTCTCCGTCCCCACCACCGGCGACTACAACCTGTCGGTGTTCGGCAACAGCTACGCCAAGGACGCCGACGTCAAGGGCCCGACGAACGTGTACGCGCGGGTCGACGGCGGCGCCTCGACCAGGATCGACATCCCCGTGGGCTTCCAGTGGGTGGTGTGGGGGCACGATGACGCCACCGTGCACCTCACGGCGGGCAGCCACACCATCACCCTGGCCACCACCGGCGACAACGGCGGGGCGACCGTCGGTGACGCCATCATCGACAAGATCGACCTCCAGTACAAGGACGCATCCGTCCAGGGCACCACGCTCTACGAGGCCGAGCAGGCCGCCCTCTCCGACAGCGCCACCGCCACCTACACCTCCCAGGGCCAGTCCGGCGCAGGCGCGGTGAACCTCACCTCCGGCAAGTCCGCGACGTTCTGGGTCTACTCCGCCCGAGACGGATACGCCGACCTGACCTCCCGTTTCCGCAACACCGGCCAGGCCGACCTCACCGTCAACGGCCAGACCGTCAACGACCAGACCCTCTCCGGCGCGACGACCGGCGCCTGGTCCACCTCCACCAACCGGGTGTACCTCAACGGCGGCATCAACAAGGTCAAGGTGACCGGGAGCGGCGGCACCCTGGCCCTGGACGACCTGGCCGTCACCCCGTTCAGCGCCACCGACGCTGTCACCACCGGCAACGTCGTCACCTACCAGGCCGAGAACGGCACCCTCACCGGCACCGCGGCCGCCGACACCACCTACAGCCAGGCCAACGGCGGAGTCGTCACCGGCATCGGCAACGGGACCGCCAACTCCCTCACCCTCAACGTCAACGCGCCCTCGGCCGGCACCTACGCCATGACCATGCGCTACGCCAACGGCGAGGAACTGCCCTCCAACCACTACAACCCCGACCTGTACGCCGAGCACGCCGACGTCAGCGTCAACGGCGGCAGCCCCAGCCGGGTCAATTTCGCCAGCACCCTGCACTGGAACCAGTTCGAGGACTACACCGTCCCCGTCACCCTCACCAAGGGCGCCAACACCGTCAAGTTCACCGCCTCGCAGCTCTACAACTGGGACGGCACCACCATCGGCGTGGTCTCCTCCGGCGGCGGGTCCGACATCGGGCAGCCCCTGCGATCCAGCTCGGCGCCCCACCTCGACCAAGTCTCCTTCGCACCCACGACCCTTCACATCGGCGCCCCGGCCGGCTTCTCCTCCACGGCCGTCGCCCAGCACAGCGGGCTCTGCCTCGAAGACCCCGGCCAGTCCACCGCCAATGGCACCCAATACCAGCAGAACACCTGCGGCACCGGCCAGGAACAGCGCTTCGACTTCCATCCCGTCACCGGCACGACCGACACCTACACGCTCGTCAACCACTCCAGCGGCAAGTGCCTGGACGTCTCGGCCTTCTCGACGGCCGACGGGGCCGCCGTGCAGCAGTGGACCTGCACCGGCGACACCAACCAGCGGTACAAGCTGCGGGCGGTGACCGCACTCGGCAACAGCCACGACTACCAACTCGTCGCCGTGCACAGCGGTAAGTGCGTCGACGTCAGCACCATCTCCACTGCACCCGGCGCCCTCATCCACCAGTGGACCTGCGACGCGCCAAGCGCCCTGACCACCAAGAAGAACCAGATCTGGAGGCTCACCGGCAAGGACTGACCCGACCCATCACCACAACATCACATGACGGGCGTCGGCCCGCCGGCACAGTCCGGCGGGCCGACGCCGTTGACGTCGGTGCCGCGGTCGGCGGGCGTCGTGCCGTCCTGCCACGCGAGGTCTCTACGGTCTTCGAGTCTGCCAAGATTTGCGTTTCTTCGACCTGTCCCCAGGCGATGGCTTCAAGCGGGTAGTGACCGCGCTCACCGGCGCCGTGATCGCGCGAGCCGCAGAGTAGAGGAATGCGGCGAGCCGCCCAAGGAGGTGCTTCCGCTCCGGTCGGTGAGCCGGATCTTGCCGGGCGACGGTTCCCGCTTCGACTACGAGAGCCTCGATGCCGGCCGGGGGCTGCTGTGCATCGCCCACCTCGGCGCGGGCCCGTTCAGCGCCCCTGGCCTCGCCGGCTACCGGGTCGTCGGCACGTCCATGCGCTTGCGGTTCGAACTGCCGCCTGGGCGACCGGAGCCATCCCCATAAGCGAATGCGCGGACGAACAATCGGCCCCTCGTGTGGCAAAGGCAGAGCGGGCGGATCAGCGCCTGGCACCCGAGGCCCGGTCACTGACTGCGTCGAGACGAGCGGCAGTGCTGAGTGATCACCGCGCTTTGGTGTTGGGCGAGGTGAGGTCGGGGGGTAGCCCTTGGCCTCGCGCTTTCATGAGCGTGCTCGTCCATGCCTTGATCAAATAAGCGAAGAGTACTCCTGACCTGCAACGATTGGACTTGTCGAAGGTCCTGATGGCTGCGAGCAAAGAAGCACTCTCCTGGTGAGCAAGGGTATCGAGCTTTACCCGCGTGTCCGCGTCGAGGGCGGTGGCAGGGGGCGGTCTCGCAGGCCGGGTCGGTGTTGTTGGTCGAGACGGTCCGCAAGGTGGGCCTGCACACCGCGATATCGGCGGCACTGGCACCGTGGAGCAAGCCGCGGACCGTTCACGACCTGGCCAAGGTCCTCCTGGATGTCGCGCTCGGAGTCGCTCTGGGCGGGGATTGCCTCGCCGACGTCGCCATGCTGCGGGCCGAACCGGATGTATTCGGCCCGGTGGCATCCGAGCCCACAGTCTCCCGACTCATCGATGCCCTCGCCGCAGCAGGCCCGATGGCGCTCACTGCGATCCGGTCGGCGCGGGCCGAAGTACGGTCGCGCGTCTGAGAACTGGCCGGGGCGAACGCTCCGGCCGCCGACGGGCAGGTGATCGTGAACATCGACGGCGTGCTCGTCCTTGCACACTCCGACAAGCAGGACGCCACCGCGACCTGGAGGAAGACCTTCGGCCACCATCCGCTCGTCGCGCTCGTCGACCACAGCCCAGCCGGGTCCGGAGAGCCGGTGGCCGCGCTGCTGCGGCCCGGCAACGTCGGCGACCAAGATCCGGACCATATTGCGGACCAGCCTCCTTCCGACCGACTCCATGGCCGCCATTCTGGCTGTTCAACGGCTTATCCGGCCTGTACCACCAGCAGACGAAGAACCTGCTGGTGGCCATCCAGCTCAGCCCACCCCGGATCGGACGGACAGTGCGATGCGAGGCGAGTAGCGACGACACCCGGCCCTTGTCGACTGTCCACAAGGCGACAGCGCGAGACCCGGTGATCAGCACCACCGCCTGCCTCAACCACGCGTCTGGTCAGCCCTCCCCGCTCGTCATCAGACCCACGGAAGCCCTGCGCAAGCCACTGGACTTCGAAAGGAACTTCACAACCCGGCCTGACGGAGCGTCAGGAAAGTCAGCAAAGGTCAGCAAGAGCTCTGCCACAGCTGCCCACAGACAGCCACACCGTGGATCCTCCGCCCACCCCCGCCCGAGACGGCAACGCGGTCGACCGCCGTCCAGCAAGCGGTCGCCCGCCGGAGGCACAGCCAGGCCGCGCCCCACTCGACTGCGTCACCAACACGCAGGCGTTCCTGCAGGTCAGCGCACCCTACCCCGCGGCTTCAACGGCACGGGCGGCAACTCCGGAGCAGGCAACGGTGCGCCGTCGTATCCCTTGACCTCACCGAACCGTGTGCCTTCCATCCAGTCCTGACGCGCCTGTGCGATCTCTTCTTGGGACCGCCCGATCCAGTTCCAGAACATGACGAGCTCCTCCTCGAACGGCTCGCCGCCCAAGAGCATCAGGCCCGCGTCCGACTCGGCGCGCAGCGGGAGTTCGGTGCGGCCGCAGCCGAGGTAGAGCATCGAGCCGGGCAGCAGCGGCACCCCGTCCACGTGGGCCTCGCCGGACATGGACAGGACGGCGTACTCGAAGTCCGGTACCAGGGGCAGTCGTACGTCCGCGCCGCGGGCGAGGGCCAGGTCGGCGCCGACGATGGGGGTGTACGCCGTTCCGGGCGAGCGCGCGCCGTCGAGGTCGCCCAGGATGAGCGTGGCCGTCAGGCCGGGTGCCGTGATCTGCGGCAACTCGGCGTGGTGCTCGAAGCGCGGGTCGGTGTGGCGGTGCCCGTCCGGCAGGGCGACCCAGAGCTGGGCGCCGTGCAGGAAGCGGGCGTGGGACTTCGGGCTCTCCTCGGAGTGGCTGATCGCGCGGCCGGAGGTCATCAGGCCCAGCTCACGGGGGCGGATGGTCTGGAGGCTGCCGGTGGAGTCGCGGTGCAGCACCTCGCCGTCGTGCAGCCAGCTCACCGTCTGCAGGCCCATGTGCGGGTGCGGGGGCACCTGCATGCCCGGCTCGTCGGCGATGTCGTCGGGGCCGTAGTGATCGACGAAACACCAGGCGCCGACCATGCGGCGGCCCAGGTTGGGAAGAAGCCGTCGTACCTCACTGGACTCGCCGAGCTTGACGCGCCGAGGGCTGAGGAGTTCGCGCACGGGTTCCGCCACCACGAAGCCGCGGCCGCCGCACAGGGCGGGAACCGGCTCGCGATCAAGATTGCTCATGACGCCCAACCTAGACCCGTGAGGCGATTTCCGTCAGGTCGTCCCTCCGGGCTCCGCGACGGTCGTTTCGCGGGCCGCCCGTGTCCGGTCCGAAAATAGTAGCCATGGACATAGTAGCCATGTACTGTATCGGGCATGAGTACGGCATCCGAGGGCGCGACGCCCGGTTTCCTGGTCTGGCGACTGTCGATGAAGTGGCGGGTCGCGGTGGACCGCGCGGTGGCGCCGCTCGGCCTGACCCACGCCCAGTACTCGCTGGTGGCATCGCTGTACGGCATGCAGCGCGCCGGTGAACGCCCGAGCCAGCGACGCCTCGCCGACCGGACCGGCCTCGAACCGCTCTACGTCTCCAAGCTGGCGCGCTCCCTGGAGAGCGCCGGGCTCCTGGAACGCACCCGGGACCCCCGCGACCCGCGCGCGGTGCAACTGGCGCTGACCGAGGAGGGCCGTGCGCGGACGCTGCGGGCCATCAAGGTCGTCCAGGGACTCCTGGAGCAACTGCTGGCACCGCTCGGAGGCCTGGACAGCGCGCGCACGCGGGAGTTCCAGCGCGAGTTGGCGACCCTGCTCGACGCACCTCTCGACCCGACGAACGAGATTCTCGAGGAGCAGTCATGACCACCACCACTCCCGTCCTCAACCCCCGCGTCATAGCCCTGGCCCACTACGCCGCCCGCGGACTTCTCGAGCACGTCCTGGCCCGCCACGGCGCGACCTTCCAGCAGTCCGTCACCCTGCGGCTGGCCGCCGTCGCCGAGGGCCCGGTCGAGCGTGACCGCATCGCCGAGGACCTCGTCGGCGCACTGAAGATCGAGGCGACCGAGGCGCACTCCGTGGTCGACGAGCTGATCTCCGCGGGACTGCTGGCTGCCCGTGAGCCGTCCCAGGTGCGGATCACGGACACCGGACGGCAGTTGTTCGAGACGACGTCCGCCGAGACCGCCCCCATCACCGCCCGGGTCTACGCCGGCATCCCCGAGGAGGACCTCGCGGTCGCCGGCCGTGTACTGAGCCTCATCACCGAGCGGGCCGACGAGGAACTCGCCGTCCTGAACAAGTAGCGGGACACCCACGTACGTCTCAGGGCGCCGCCACGCCCTTCTTGCCCCGCCGATGGGCGACCTCGCCGAGGATCACGTCGGCGACGATGAATCCGGCCAGCGGTATGCCGAGCAGCGGCACGAAGTAGCCGAGGACGGCGACAACCACTACGCCGGGCACCAGGATCTGCGGCGGGACCTGCTGCCAGGCGCCGCGCGGGATCGGCCGGCCGAAGGCGGAGCCGCGGCCGCGCTGCCACCACATGCGGTAGCCCCACACGATCAGCAGGACCAGCGACAGCGCCAGGAGCATCAGGGCGATCTGGTTGACCAGCCCGAACAGGACGCCGGTGTGCAGATCGATGCCCCAGCGGGTCAGCTTGGCGAGCAGCGGGTAGTCGGCGAACCGCAGCACGTCGGTGACCTCGCCGGTGGTCGGGTCGACGGCGACCGCGTCCTGCTTCTCGGGCCAGCTGCGCTGCACCTGCCGTACGACATAGGTCGACGACTCGTCGGCGGGCGGGACGATCTCGACGGGGTCGCCGAGCCCTTCGGTACGGGCGGCGGCCAGCACCTTGTCGAGGCCGACACCGTGTTCGGCGCCCCCGGCCGAGGCGGACGCGCCGTGGCCCGAGTGGTCGCCGCCCGCGGCCGCGGAGACCGATGGCGTGGACTGGCCCAGCGAGGTGCGGAGTTCGTCGATGTTGGCGCCGGCGTAGGTCGACCAGGTCAGTCCGGTCGCCGACAGGAAGATGAAGCCGGCCGCGGCCCATACGCCGACGCTGCCGTGCAGTCCGAGGGTGCGGCGCCGCCCGCTGGTGCCGCGGACCTTGCGCAGGGCGCGGCGGCGGGAGAACCACAGCACGATGCCGCCGCCCGCGATCACCCACAGCCAACTGGCGGCGAACTCGCTGTAGAGGCGGCCGTTCTCGCCGAGGTGGAGGTCGCGGTGGAACTCGTCGATCCAGGTGCGCAGCGGCAGCGCGCCGGTGGAGCCGTACTGCTCGAGCGCGCCGCGGACCTTGCCGGTGTACGGGTCGACGAACACGGCGAGGGTGTGGTTCGGGTCCACTCCCTTCACCCCGGACAACAGCACCCTGGTCGTCGCGTCGTCCTCAGGGGAAGGACGTACGGCCGAGACGGTGCCCTCGGGGTGGGCCTTGCGCGCGGCGGCCACCTGCTCGGAGATGGGCACCTTGCTGTCGCCGACGGCGGCGAC
Encoded proteins:
- a CDS encoding PepSY-associated TM helix domain-containing protein — encoded protein: MSLAPSTTTDEAPQPAAAPPAPSRWAPLRPLVLRLHFYAGVFVAPFLLIAAVTGFLYAGAFQAEKIVYRDQMTVAAVGDSKVPISEQVAAARKAHPEGTVSAVRPSPEDDATTRVLLSGVKGVDPNHTLAVFVDPYTGKVRGALEQYGSTGALPLRTWIDEFHRDLHLGENGRLYSEFAASWLWVIAGGGIVLWFSRRRALRKVRGTSGRRRTLGLHGSVGVWAAAGFIFLSATGLTWSTYAGANIDELRTSLGQSTPSVSAAAGGDHSGHGASASAGGAEHGVGLDKVLAAARTEGLGDPVEIVPPADESSTYVVRQVQRSWPEKQDAVAVDPTTGEVTDVLRFADYPLLAKLTRWGIDLHTGVLFGLVNQIALMLLALSLVLLIVWGYRMWWQRGRGSAFGRPIPRGAWQQVPPQILVPGVVVVAVLGYFVPLLGIPLAGFIVADVILGEVAHRRGKKGVAAP
- a CDS encoding MarR family winged helix-turn-helix transcriptional regulator, whose translation is MSTASEGATPGFLVWRLSMKWRVAVDRAVAPLGLTHAQYSLVASLYGMQRAGERPSQRRLADRTGLEPLYVSKLARSLESAGLLERTRDPRDPRAVQLALTEEGRARTLRAIKVVQGLLEQLLAPLGGLDSARTREFQRELATLLDAPLDPTNEILEEQS
- a CDS encoding pirin family protein yields the protein MSNLDREPVPALCGGRGFVVAEPVRELLSPRRVKLGESSEVRRLLPNLGRRMVGAWCFVDHYGPDDIADEPGMQVPPHPHMGLQTVSWLHDGEVLHRDSTGSLQTIRPRELGLMTSGRAISHSEESPKSHARFLHGAQLWVALPDGHRHTDPRFEHHAELPQITAPGLTATLILGDLDGARSPGTAYTPIVGADLALARGADVRLPLVPDFEYAVLSMSGEAHVDGVPLLPGSMLYLGCGRTELPLRAESDAGLMLLGGEPFEEELVMFWNWIGRSQEEIAQARQDWMEGTRFGEVKGYDGAPLPAPELPPVPLKPRGRVR
- a CDS encoding MarR family transcriptional regulator; its protein translation is MTTTTPVLNPRVIALAHYAARGLLEHVLARHGATFQQSVTLRLAAVAEGPVERDRIAEDLVGALKIEATEAHSVVDELISAGLLAAREPSQVRITDTGRQLFETTSAETAPITARVYAGIPEEDLAVAGRVLSLITERADEELAVLNK
- a CDS encoding RICIN domain-containing protein, which produces MRRLEQRRSTSRRLLHAISKTLLPLTVIAGVTTLTATPASAATPTLTVDLGTTTGAFHGGASGALYGLYGPDVPTNNLIEGMGLQTTNTKAQDGQQHPGSDALEVAKPFVDSGGKDVMIYMTDVYRTFSYERSSYSAYQAAMRTEIEQVMASPYKDRVVLVPYNEPDGMWFRGMRTQSSPLAAFEAEWLQTYNFIKGIWPQARIAGPNLSSYTEFALKGFLTYCKANNCLPDVVTWHTLGSPADVRTTVDNYRAAETSVGIPSHLPINLNEYAFRYHLTDPGQMVQWIGAIEDEKIDGNLPYWNINGNLGDSAAAQNTPNAQWWLYNWYSSMSGGNTVKVTGAASNAAYTLQGLASLDTAKKQARVILAGGGTNGDSNTVIKNIDPAVFGSTVHVSVFQDRYSGYIGAAATPTRLTDADVAVGSDGSITVPITLDAMSAYQVIVSPGGTGSTTASDSTWRGTYEAEKATLSGSGYNINTEGTTSNLDKFATSGTKDVGGLRTGSTTVISFPVSVPTTGDYNLSVFGNSYAKDADVKGPTNVYARVDGGASTRIDIPVGFQWVVWGHDDATVHLTAGSHTITLATTGDNGGATVGDAIIDKIDLQYKDASVQGTTLYEAEQAALSDSATATYTSQGQSGAGAVNLTSGKSATFWVYSARDGYADLTSRFRNTGQADLTVNGQTVNDQTLSGATTGAWSTSTNRVYLNGGINKVKVTGSGGTLALDDLAVTPFSATDAVTTGNVVTYQAENGTLTGTAAADTTYSQANGGVVTGIGNGTANSLTLNVNAPSAGTYAMTMRYANGEELPSNHYNPDLYAEHADVSVNGGSPSRVNFASTLHWNQFEDYTVPVTLTKGANTVKFTASQLYNWDGTTIGVVSSGGGSDIGQPLRSSSAPHLDQVSFAPTTLHIGAPAGFSSTAVAQHSGLCLEDPGQSTANGTQYQQNTCGTGQEQRFDFHPVTGTTDTYTLVNHSSGKCLDVSAFSTADGAAVQQWTCTGDTNQRYKLRAVTALGNSHDYQLVAVHSGKCVDVSTISTAPGALIHQWTCDAPSALTTKKNQIWRLTGKD
- a CDS encoding RICIN domain-containing protein; amino-acid sequence: MNSPWTPRTPRTLPGTRNRTGRRAASCLAALTAAVATTLLPATPSQAADTSVTVDFATAGGAPTYHASGMIYGMTPNGSLPQDHFFKDIKWHFMRAGGAQLNSGGYATSLADYQTRWNSTLAQYKRTVALGGTFELLPHDLWGADGTTSQGWPGDNGDWTQFDNFVTQLINDVKANNMTVQWDLWNEPDGAGFWGRSQTQYLQMWSRFHARVRAAFPGQLIVGPSIAGQPNSSNTWWTTYLNYVKANNVAPDIYSWHDEPGDPVTDVGRANSTISAAGLTNTRPYEINEYATASMQSPGGGAWFIGRLERAGADGLRGNWASGTHLHDYEAALLTKNSVGQYLPLGEWFMYRYYGSQTGNIVNLVPGTGTDGLATKDNTAKNAKVLLGSSGNTGNVTVNLTGLNTTSVVESGKVRAVVQRIPYNGGAAVAGPTTVSDTTLTVSNNAAAVSLPWTNAKDGYTVTLLPPSNTTISTVAVSQNSGQCLDDTNLSTANGTQYQQYYCEGGYQQMLDLKPVSGKTNTYTVVNELSGKCLDVSQASTADGAAVTQYTCNGATNQQFTLNPVTALGNSQDYQLVAVHSGKCVDVSNVSTTAGAQIHQWTCDPASALATKKNQIWRLLGKS